One Ignavibacteriales bacterium genomic window, ATAAACGTATAATATAACAATTTAATTATTATACAAGCGATGGTAGATGTGAACAAAACCAATAAGCTTTCACTTATGAAAAAAATCTCTTTAGGGATGTTGTTTGCTTTTTTATTCTTCATCCAAATGATATGGTTTGGGTTATTTGCAACAGGAATAACGGCGATAAGCAACCCCGATAAATTTTTTGCGCTACTACAGGATAAATACAGACAACTGGCGTTCGATACTACGGTCAGGACAGATCCTCCACTTGTAGAGGCGATGCAGAATCTATATGATGTGAAAAATCATAACCTGGCACTTTCTTTTGATATAGAGAAAAAAGAAGTCTATGGCGTAATGGAAATGGACGCGCAGTCATTGACGGATACGCTTAACTTTGTATATTTAAATCTATACGATAATATGACAGTGGACGCTGTTAAGATAAACGGCGAGACTACTTCCTATGACAAGAGTAACAATTACCTTATTGTCAATTCAAGAAATACAATAAATAAGTACGATAATTTTACGGTCGAGGTAACCTATCACGGGAAGCCAGAACACGAAGGATTCGATTCGTTCGCATTCAAGACATTCGATAAGTATCCCGCTATATACACTCTGAGCGAGCCGACATATGCTCCAACATGGTGGCCGTGCAAGGATGTCCCGAGGGATAAATTCACGTTCACAATATCGATGACTGTCCCTGATGAACTAACAGCGGCAAGCACCGGACTACTTGTAAGTGAGACGGAAAATTCAGATGGCACGAAGACATATACTTGGGAGACGAAGTATCCCATTACGACATACCTCGTATCGCTTGCTATTGGTAAATACGACTACTGGAAAGAAGAGTACACTTCACTGGACGGTGAAAGGAAAATGCCGGTCGAGTATTATACATATCCAAATCTGACAGAAAAAGCCAAGTACGACTGGGCTGTCACGGTGGAAATGATAGAGTATTTCTCGGAGATTTTCGGTGAGTATCCCTTTATAGATGAAAAATACGGTATGGCGACGTTTGGATGGACGAGCGGTGCTATGGAACACCAGACATTAACGAGTATGGGCTATTTAACCGTAACAGGTAACGGGTATTTCGAGCCGATAGTGTCGCATGAGCTTGCCCACCAATGGTTTGGGGATGCAGTATCGCCGGAGACATGGCGTGACATCTGGCTGAACGAGGGATTCGCTTCATACTCGGAAGCTCTGTGGGAAGAACATAAGGGCGGTAAGGACGCACTGATAAAGTATCTCAGGAAAGAGGATTACGGATTTTATTTCGGTACGGTATATGATCCGCAAGGAGACATATTCAGTCCGACTGTCTATCAAAAAGCAAGCTGGGTACTGCATATGCTAAGAGGTGTGGTAGGTGACGATAACTTCTTCAAGATACTCAGGACATATTACGAAGAATACAAATATAAGACTGCAAATACGTACCAATTCAAGGATGTGTGCGAGAAGATATCGGGA contains:
- a CDS encoding M1 family metallopeptidase, whose product is MKKISLGMLFAFLFFIQMIWFGLFATGITAISNPDKFFALLQDKYRQLAFDTTVRTDPPLVEAMQNLYDVKNHNLALSFDIEKKEVYGVMEMDAQSLTDTLNFVYLNLYDNMTVDAVKINGETTSYDKSNNYLIVNSRNTINKYDNFTVEVTYHGKPEHEGFDSFAFKTFDKYPAIYTLSEPTYAPTWWPCKDVPRDKFTFTISMTVPDELTAASTGLLVSETENSDGTKTYTWETKYPITTYLVSLAIGKYDYWKEEYTSLDGERKMPVEYYTYPNLTEKAKYDWAVTVEMIEYFSEIFGEYPFIDEKYGMATFGWTSGAMEHQTLTSMGYLTVTGNGYFEPIVSHELAHQWFGDAVSPETWRDIWLNEGFASYSEALWEEHKGGKDALIKYLRKEDYGFYFGTVYDPQGDIFSPTVYQKASWVLHMLRGVVGDDNFFKILRTYYEEYKYKTANTYQFKDVCEKISGMDLTDFFDQWIFKGTGRPNYEYSWKADEYDGQEGTDTYMLRLNIEQTQNKKDNWEVFRMPIKVTVVTDKGEEVLTFYNDKREQEFTHPVKGKPLKVYLDKDSWILKKVKAK